The following proteins are encoded in a genomic region of Coffea eugenioides isolate CCC68of chromosome 6, Ceug_1.0, whole genome shotgun sequence:
- the LOC113775402 gene encoding uncharacterized protein LOC113775402 isoform X3, producing the protein MLAKRLFQKAAALHHHHHPPPPHNAGSCLTPEDVDFRINVHHGIPSTASILAFDPIQNLLAVGTLDGRIKLIGGDNIEGLLISPEQHAYKYLEFIHNEGSLISITIDNSIQVWNLKSRCLACSLCWESNITAFSIISSSNLMYVGDEYGVISVVKYDAENAELLHLPYHIPSEAVGFSVPFHQPVVGVLPQPCSSGTRVLIAYQTGLIILWDVLEAQIVIVRGNKVLWLKNEVYNPSNGDLGLPHDASHELEEKEITALCWASCDGSILAVGYIDGDILFWKTSTSVPGKGQQSGLSEQVVKLQLSSAENRLPVIVLHWWANYKSHRDSDGQLLIYGGDEIGSEEVLTVLSVEWSSGMGTIQCLSRVDLSLSGPFADVVITAGTLRSAKTASLFVLTNPGHLQIFEVADSSASESQQEKKLSVSAVDIPPVVPTINPLITVANLFCLPIDEDSSKALAEIFRIRKSSSTKKLSGGTSFPLTGGVCTHLSSDKDYRIWRVYVAGYHDGSVRIWDATYPVLSSLCVLQNEIRGTNAAISIASVSKLEFCIHTLRLAVGDECGLVRIYDLHSSKETHFHFVTETKNEVEQLAQEEGPICRAAFNIIDSQVQALKFTNSGAKLAAGYECGRIAVLDMNSFSTLFLADTVSCPISMMSVICDIVIHQVGSSYRSGSNANDQTKNLMVILTKDGAVYTIDADNGHLISSRPMRLSKDRTAVSMHVIESCSRESSTSFGMKKEHACKDEMVTNEPTQDISTNRNDKSETENQSSDNKSSQHLEDLLVLLCCKDMLHLCTAKHIVRGDKKPIYKVKLTKPCCWTTIFVKDDRVCGLILLYQTGEIEIRSIPNLELVKETSLASLLRWNFKANMEKTMSSTETGHLTLVNGSELVFLSILLSENDYRIPDSLPSLHDEVLAAATRAAITYSLKHKKKPGGGPRILSGIVKGFKREKLNQAMELACITEPCSSHLEDVFVRNLTPDPSAMSKDYQDAAELNIDDIEIDEPVHLAPTSSHEVQYDNREGRKDREKLFNEDSSDMKPRLRTREEILATYRKAGDASSVAGQARNKLLERQEKLQRISKQTEDLRNGAEDFASLANELVKVMENRKWWQI; encoded by the exons ATGTTGGCAAAACGCCTATTTCAGAAGGCCGCAGCGCTTCATCACCATCATCATCCCCCGCCTCCG CACAACGCAGGCAGTTGTCTTACACCGGAGGATGTGGATTTCCGCATCAATGTACATCATGGTATCCCGTCGACAGCATCCATTCTCGCTTTTGATCCTATTCAGAATTTATTGGCGGTTGGGACATT GGATGGTAGGATAAAATTGATTGGTGGTGATAATATAGAAGGCCTCTTGATTTCTCCTGAGCAACATGCATACAAATATTTGGAG ttTATTCACAATGAAGGTTCTTTGATCAGCATAACTATTGATAACAGTATTCAG GTATGGAATCTGAAAAGTAGGTGTCTAGCATGCAGTTTATGCTGGGAATCAAATATAACTGCTTTCTCAATAATCAGCAGCTCCAATCTTAT GTATGTTGGAGATGAATATGGAGTAATCTCTGTTGTGAAGTATGACGCAGAAAACGCTGAGCTTTTGCACTTGCCATATCATATACCTTCAG AGGCAGTTGGATTTTCAGTTCCTTTTCATCAACCTGTAGTTGGAGTTCTTCCCCAACCTTGTTCTTCTGGAACTAG AGTATTAATTGCCTATCAGACTGGATTAATTATTCTTTGGGATGTTCTTGAAGCTCAGATTGTCATTGTTAGAGGTAATAAGGTTCTGTGGTTGAAGAATGAAGTTTACAATCCAAGTAATGGAGATTTGGGCCTTCCACATGATGCATCTCATGAATTAGAGGAGAAAGAGATAACTGCTCTTTGTTGGGCATCCTGTGACGGATCCATTCTTGCTGTTGGATATATAGATGGAGATATCTTGTTTTGGAAAACGTCGACTTCTGTCCCTGGTAAAGGCCAACAATCTGGATTATCAGAGCAGGTGGTTAAGCTGCAATTATCATCTGCTGAAAATAGGCTTCCAGTGATAGTGTTGCACTGGTGGGCAAATTACAAGTCTCACCGAGACAGTGATGGTCAACTACTTATTTATGGCGGTGACGAGATAGGATCTGAGGAGGTTCTGACG GTTCTCAGTGTTGAGTGGTCATCTGGAATGGGGACTATCCAATGTCTTAGTCGTGTGGACCTCTCTCTTTCTGGTCCCTTTGCTGATGTAGTAATAACCGCTGGGACCTTGAGGAGTGCAAAAACTGCTTCTCTATTTGTATTGACAAACCCTGGGCACCTACAAATATTTGAAGTTGCTGACTCATCTGCCTCAGAGTCACAGCAGGAAAAGAAATTATCTGTTTCTGCTGTAGATATCCCTCCAGTAGTACCGACAATAAATCCTCTCATAACTGTGGCTAATCTCTTCTGTTTACCCATAGATGAAGACTCATCGAAGGCTCTCGCTGAG ATATTCAGAATTAGGAAATCTAGTTCAACAAAGAAGTTGTCTGGAGGCACAAGCTTCCCTTTGACTGGAGGCGTATGCACTCATTTATCATCTGACAAAGATTACCGGATTTGGAGAGTATATGTAGCTGGTTATCACGATGGATCTGTTCGTATATGGGATGCCACTTATCCAGTTCTGTCATCCTTATGTGTATTGCAAAATGAG ATTAGGGGCACAAATGCAGCTATTTCAATTGCTTCAGTATCAAAATTGGAGTTTTGCATCCATACTCTTAGATTAGCTGTTGGTGATGAATGTGGTCTG GTCCGGATATACGATTTGCATAGCAGCAAAGAAACACACTTCCATTTTGTTACAGAGACTAAAAATGAAG TTGAACAGTTGGCTCAGGAAGAAGGACCCATTTGCAGAGCTGCATTTAATATTATTGATTCCCAAGTTCAAGCATTAAAATTTACAAACTCGGGGGCCAAACTTGCAGCCGGATATGAATGTGGTCGT ATTGCAGTGCTTGATATGAATTCCTTCTCAACCTTGTTTTTAGCTGACACAGTATCCTGCCCAATCTCCATGATGTCAGTAATTTGCGACATAGTCATACACCAAGTTGGTAGTTCATATCGATCTGGGTCAAATGCAAATGATCAAACAAAGAATCTAATGGTAATTTTAACGAAGGATGGAGCAGTTTATACAATTGATGCTGATAATGGCCACTTAATCAGCTCTCGACCAATGCGCTTGAGCAAAGATAGAACTGCAGTTTCCATGCATGTTATAG AAAGCTGTAGCAGAGAGTCCAGTACATCATTTGGAATGAAGAAGGAACATGCTTGCAAGGATGAAATGGTCACTAATGAACCTACTCAGGACATCAGTACGAATAGAAATGACAAATCTGAGACTGAAAATCAGTCTTCAGATAATAAGTCCTCCCAGCATTTAGAGGATTTGCTGGTTTTGCTTTGTTGCAAGGATATGTTGCATTTATGTACTGCAAAGCATATTGTTCGG GGAGACAAAAAACCCATTTACAAAGTCAAGCTGACAAAGCCTTGTTGTTGGACAACGATTTTTGTGAAAGATGATAGAGTTTGTGGACTGATTCTGCTCTATCAAACAGGAGAAATTGAGATCAG ATCTATACCCAATTTAGAACTAGTAAAAGAGACCTCTTTGGCCTCACTTTTGAGGTGGAATTTCAAGGCAAATATGGAGAAGACAATGAGTTCCACAGAAACTGGGCATCTTACACTG GTAAATGGGTCTGAGCTGGTGTTCCTTTCCATATTGCTGAGTGAAAATGATTACAG GATTCCAGATTCTTTGCCTTCTCTCCATGATGAAGTGCTTGCAGCTGCAACCAGGGCTGCTATTACGTATTCTTTGAAGCATAAGAAAAAACCA GGTGGTGGCCCCAGAATTCTCAGTGGTATTGTCAAAGGTTTTAAGAGAGAAAAACTAAACCAAGCAATGGAACTTGCTTGTATTACTGAACCTTGTTCAAGTCATTTAGAAGACGTCTTTGTGAGGAATCTAACCCCCGATCCATCAGCAATGTCTAAAGATTATCAGGATGCTGCTGAACTTAATATAG ATGACATAGAAATTGATGAACCTGTGCATCTGGCACCTACTTCATCTCATGAAGTGCAATATGATAATAGAG AAGGTAGAAAGGATCGAGAGAAGTTGTTTAATGAGGACAGCAGTGACATGAAACCGAGACTTAGAACTCGAGAAGAAATTTTAGCAACATACAGAAAAGCTGGG GATGCTTCATCAGTGGCTGGACAAGCAAGAAACAAACTTTTGGAACGCCAGGAAAAACTTCAG AGGATCAGTAAACAAACAGAGGATCTGCGAAATGGAGCTGAAGACTTTGCATCTTTAGCTAATGAGCTTGTAAAAGTAATGGAAAACAGGAAATGGTGGCAGATATGA
- the LOC113775402 gene encoding uncharacterized protein LOC113775402 isoform X1: protein MFFTTKFEIFGEFWAMGSALLLIFFYIQHNAGSCLTPEDVDFRINVHHGIPSTASILAFDPIQNLLAVGTLDGRIKLIGGDNIEGLLISPEQHAYKYLEFIHNEGSLISITIDNSIQVWNLKSRCLACSLCWESNITAFSIISSSNLMYVGDEYGVISVVKYDAENAELLHLPYHIPSEAVGFSVPFHQPVVGVLPQPCSSGTRVLIAYQTGLIILWDVLEAQIVIVRGNKVLWLKNEVYNPSNGDLGLPHDASHELEEKEITALCWASCDGSILAVGYIDGDILFWKTSTSVPGKGQQSGLSEQVVKLQLSSAENRLPVIVLHWWANYKSHRDSDGQLLIYGGDEIGSEEVLTVLSVEWSSGMGTIQCLSRVDLSLSGPFADVVITAGTLRSAKTASLFVLTNPGHLQIFEVADSSASESQQEKKLSVSAVDIPPVVPTINPLITVANLFCLPIDEDSSKALAEIFRIRKSSSTKKLSGGTSFPLTGGVCTHLSSDKDYRIWRVYVAGYHDGSVRIWDATYPVLSSLCVLQNEIRGTNAAISIASVSKLEFCIHTLRLAVGDECGLVRIYDLHSSKETHFHFVTETKNEVEQLAQEEGPICRAAFNIIDSQVQALKFTNSGAKLAAGYECGRIAVLDMNSFSTLFLADTVSCPISMMSVICDIVIHQVGSSYRSGSNANDQTKNLMVILTKDGAVYTIDADNGHLISSRPMRLSKDRTAVSMHVIESCSRESSTSFGMKKEHACKDEMVTNEPTQDISTNRNDKSETENQSSDNKSSQHLEDLLVLLCCKDMLHLCTAKHIVRGDKKPIYKVKLTKPCCWTTIFVKDDRVCGLILLYQTGEIEIRSIPNLELVKETSLASLLRWNFKANMEKTMSSTETGHLTLVNGSELVFLSILLSENDYRIPDSLPSLHDEVLAAATRAAITYSLKHKKKPGGGPRILSGIVKGFKREKLNQAMELACITEPCSSHLEDVFVRNLTPDPSAMSKDYQDAAELNIDDIEIDEPVHLAPTSSHEVQYDNREGRKDREKLFNEDSSDMKPRLRTREEILATYRKAGDASSVAGQARNKLLERQEKLQRISKQTEDLRNGAEDFASLANELVKVMENRKWWQI, encoded by the exons atGTTCTTCACAACCAAATTCGAAATATTTGGAGAATTTTGGGCCATGGGCTCTGCTCTGTTACTTATCTTTTTCTACATTCAGCACAACGCAGGCAGTTGTCTTACACCGGAGGATGTGGATTTCCGCATCAATGTACATCATGGTATCCCGTCGACAGCATCCATTCTCGCTTTTGATCCTATTCAGAATTTATTGGCGGTTGGGACATT GGATGGTAGGATAAAATTGATTGGTGGTGATAATATAGAAGGCCTCTTGATTTCTCCTGAGCAACATGCATACAAATATTTGGAG ttTATTCACAATGAAGGTTCTTTGATCAGCATAACTATTGATAACAGTATTCAG GTATGGAATCTGAAAAGTAGGTGTCTAGCATGCAGTTTATGCTGGGAATCAAATATAACTGCTTTCTCAATAATCAGCAGCTCCAATCTTAT GTATGTTGGAGATGAATATGGAGTAATCTCTGTTGTGAAGTATGACGCAGAAAACGCTGAGCTTTTGCACTTGCCATATCATATACCTTCAG AGGCAGTTGGATTTTCAGTTCCTTTTCATCAACCTGTAGTTGGAGTTCTTCCCCAACCTTGTTCTTCTGGAACTAG AGTATTAATTGCCTATCAGACTGGATTAATTATTCTTTGGGATGTTCTTGAAGCTCAGATTGTCATTGTTAGAGGTAATAAGGTTCTGTGGTTGAAGAATGAAGTTTACAATCCAAGTAATGGAGATTTGGGCCTTCCACATGATGCATCTCATGAATTAGAGGAGAAAGAGATAACTGCTCTTTGTTGGGCATCCTGTGACGGATCCATTCTTGCTGTTGGATATATAGATGGAGATATCTTGTTTTGGAAAACGTCGACTTCTGTCCCTGGTAAAGGCCAACAATCTGGATTATCAGAGCAGGTGGTTAAGCTGCAATTATCATCTGCTGAAAATAGGCTTCCAGTGATAGTGTTGCACTGGTGGGCAAATTACAAGTCTCACCGAGACAGTGATGGTCAACTACTTATTTATGGCGGTGACGAGATAGGATCTGAGGAGGTTCTGACG GTTCTCAGTGTTGAGTGGTCATCTGGAATGGGGACTATCCAATGTCTTAGTCGTGTGGACCTCTCTCTTTCTGGTCCCTTTGCTGATGTAGTAATAACCGCTGGGACCTTGAGGAGTGCAAAAACTGCTTCTCTATTTGTATTGACAAACCCTGGGCACCTACAAATATTTGAAGTTGCTGACTCATCTGCCTCAGAGTCACAGCAGGAAAAGAAATTATCTGTTTCTGCTGTAGATATCCCTCCAGTAGTACCGACAATAAATCCTCTCATAACTGTGGCTAATCTCTTCTGTTTACCCATAGATGAAGACTCATCGAAGGCTCTCGCTGAG ATATTCAGAATTAGGAAATCTAGTTCAACAAAGAAGTTGTCTGGAGGCACAAGCTTCCCTTTGACTGGAGGCGTATGCACTCATTTATCATCTGACAAAGATTACCGGATTTGGAGAGTATATGTAGCTGGTTATCACGATGGATCTGTTCGTATATGGGATGCCACTTATCCAGTTCTGTCATCCTTATGTGTATTGCAAAATGAG ATTAGGGGCACAAATGCAGCTATTTCAATTGCTTCAGTATCAAAATTGGAGTTTTGCATCCATACTCTTAGATTAGCTGTTGGTGATGAATGTGGTCTG GTCCGGATATACGATTTGCATAGCAGCAAAGAAACACACTTCCATTTTGTTACAGAGACTAAAAATGAAG TTGAACAGTTGGCTCAGGAAGAAGGACCCATTTGCAGAGCTGCATTTAATATTATTGATTCCCAAGTTCAAGCATTAAAATTTACAAACTCGGGGGCCAAACTTGCAGCCGGATATGAATGTGGTCGT ATTGCAGTGCTTGATATGAATTCCTTCTCAACCTTGTTTTTAGCTGACACAGTATCCTGCCCAATCTCCATGATGTCAGTAATTTGCGACATAGTCATACACCAAGTTGGTAGTTCATATCGATCTGGGTCAAATGCAAATGATCAAACAAAGAATCTAATGGTAATTTTAACGAAGGATGGAGCAGTTTATACAATTGATGCTGATAATGGCCACTTAATCAGCTCTCGACCAATGCGCTTGAGCAAAGATAGAACTGCAGTTTCCATGCATGTTATAG AAAGCTGTAGCAGAGAGTCCAGTACATCATTTGGAATGAAGAAGGAACATGCTTGCAAGGATGAAATGGTCACTAATGAACCTACTCAGGACATCAGTACGAATAGAAATGACAAATCTGAGACTGAAAATCAGTCTTCAGATAATAAGTCCTCCCAGCATTTAGAGGATTTGCTGGTTTTGCTTTGTTGCAAGGATATGTTGCATTTATGTACTGCAAAGCATATTGTTCGG GGAGACAAAAAACCCATTTACAAAGTCAAGCTGACAAAGCCTTGTTGTTGGACAACGATTTTTGTGAAAGATGATAGAGTTTGTGGACTGATTCTGCTCTATCAAACAGGAGAAATTGAGATCAG ATCTATACCCAATTTAGAACTAGTAAAAGAGACCTCTTTGGCCTCACTTTTGAGGTGGAATTTCAAGGCAAATATGGAGAAGACAATGAGTTCCACAGAAACTGGGCATCTTACACTG GTAAATGGGTCTGAGCTGGTGTTCCTTTCCATATTGCTGAGTGAAAATGATTACAG GATTCCAGATTCTTTGCCTTCTCTCCATGATGAAGTGCTTGCAGCTGCAACCAGGGCTGCTATTACGTATTCTTTGAAGCATAAGAAAAAACCA GGTGGTGGCCCCAGAATTCTCAGTGGTATTGTCAAAGGTTTTAAGAGAGAAAAACTAAACCAAGCAATGGAACTTGCTTGTATTACTGAACCTTGTTCAAGTCATTTAGAAGACGTCTTTGTGAGGAATCTAACCCCCGATCCATCAGCAATGTCTAAAGATTATCAGGATGCTGCTGAACTTAATATAG ATGACATAGAAATTGATGAACCTGTGCATCTGGCACCTACTTCATCTCATGAAGTGCAATATGATAATAGAG AAGGTAGAAAGGATCGAGAGAAGTTGTTTAATGAGGACAGCAGTGACATGAAACCGAGACTTAGAACTCGAGAAGAAATTTTAGCAACATACAGAAAAGCTGGG GATGCTTCATCAGTGGCTGGACAAGCAAGAAACAAACTTTTGGAACGCCAGGAAAAACTTCAG AGGATCAGTAAACAAACAGAGGATCTGCGAAATGGAGCTGAAGACTTTGCATCTTTAGCTAATGAGCTTGTAAAAGTAATGGAAAACAGGAAATGGTGGCAGATATGA
- the LOC113775402 gene encoding uncharacterized protein LOC113775402 isoform X2, translating into MFFTTKFEIFGEFWAMGSALLLIFFYIQHNAGSCLTPEDVDFRINVHHGIPSTASILAFDPIQNLLAVGTLDGRIKLIGGDNIEGLLISPEQHAYKYLEFIHNEGSLISITIDNSIQVWNLKSRCLACSLCWESNITAFSIISSSNLMYVGDEYGVISVVKYDAENAELLHLPYHIPSEAVGFSVPFHQPVVGVLPQPCSSGTRVLIAYQTGLIILWDVLEAQIVIVRGNKVLWLKNEVYNPSNGDLGLPHDASHELEEKEITALCWASCDGSILAVGYIDGDILFWKTSTSVPGKGQQSGLSEQVVKLQLSSAENRLPVIVLHWWANYKSHRDSDGQLLIYGGDEIGSEEVLTVLSVEWSSGMGTIQCLSRVDLSLSGPFADVVITAGTLRSAKTASLFVLTNPGHLQIFEVADSSASESQQEKKLSVSAVDIPPVVPTINPLITVANLFCLPIDEDSSKALAEIFRIRKSSSTKKLSGGTSFPLTGGVCTHLSSDKDYRIWRVYVAGYHDGSVRIWDATYPVLSSLCVLQNEIRGTNAAISIASVSKLEFCIHTLRLAVGDECGLVRIYDLHSSKETHFHFVTETKNEVEQLAQEEGPICRAAFNIIDSQVQALKFTNSGAKLAAGYECGRIAVLDMNSFSTLFLADTVSCPISMMSVICDIVIHQVGSSYRSGSNANDQTKNLMVILTKDGAVYTIDADNGHLISSRPMRLSKDRTAVSMHVIESCSRESSTSFGMKKEHACKDEMVTNEPTQDISTNRNDKSETENQSSDNKSSQHLEDLLVLLCCKDMLHLCTAKHIVRGDKKPIYKVKLTKPCCWTTIFVKDDRVCGLILLYQTGEIEIRSIPNLELVKETSLASLLRWNFKANMEKTMSSTETGHLTLVNGSELVFLSILLSENDYRIPDSLPSLHDEVLAAATRAAITYSLKHKKKPGGGPRILSGIVKGFKREKLNQAMELACITEPCSSHLEDVFVRNLTPDPSAMSKDYQDAAELNIDDIEIDEPVHLAPTSSHEVQYDNRGRKDREKLFNEDSSDMKPRLRTREEILATYRKAGDASSVAGQARNKLLERQEKLQRISKQTEDLRNGAEDFASLANELVKVMENRKWWQI; encoded by the exons atGTTCTTCACAACCAAATTCGAAATATTTGGAGAATTTTGGGCCATGGGCTCTGCTCTGTTACTTATCTTTTTCTACATTCAGCACAACGCAGGCAGTTGTCTTACACCGGAGGATGTGGATTTCCGCATCAATGTACATCATGGTATCCCGTCGACAGCATCCATTCTCGCTTTTGATCCTATTCAGAATTTATTGGCGGTTGGGACATT GGATGGTAGGATAAAATTGATTGGTGGTGATAATATAGAAGGCCTCTTGATTTCTCCTGAGCAACATGCATACAAATATTTGGAG ttTATTCACAATGAAGGTTCTTTGATCAGCATAACTATTGATAACAGTATTCAG GTATGGAATCTGAAAAGTAGGTGTCTAGCATGCAGTTTATGCTGGGAATCAAATATAACTGCTTTCTCAATAATCAGCAGCTCCAATCTTAT GTATGTTGGAGATGAATATGGAGTAATCTCTGTTGTGAAGTATGACGCAGAAAACGCTGAGCTTTTGCACTTGCCATATCATATACCTTCAG AGGCAGTTGGATTTTCAGTTCCTTTTCATCAACCTGTAGTTGGAGTTCTTCCCCAACCTTGTTCTTCTGGAACTAG AGTATTAATTGCCTATCAGACTGGATTAATTATTCTTTGGGATGTTCTTGAAGCTCAGATTGTCATTGTTAGAGGTAATAAGGTTCTGTGGTTGAAGAATGAAGTTTACAATCCAAGTAATGGAGATTTGGGCCTTCCACATGATGCATCTCATGAATTAGAGGAGAAAGAGATAACTGCTCTTTGTTGGGCATCCTGTGACGGATCCATTCTTGCTGTTGGATATATAGATGGAGATATCTTGTTTTGGAAAACGTCGACTTCTGTCCCTGGTAAAGGCCAACAATCTGGATTATCAGAGCAGGTGGTTAAGCTGCAATTATCATCTGCTGAAAATAGGCTTCCAGTGATAGTGTTGCACTGGTGGGCAAATTACAAGTCTCACCGAGACAGTGATGGTCAACTACTTATTTATGGCGGTGACGAGATAGGATCTGAGGAGGTTCTGACG GTTCTCAGTGTTGAGTGGTCATCTGGAATGGGGACTATCCAATGTCTTAGTCGTGTGGACCTCTCTCTTTCTGGTCCCTTTGCTGATGTAGTAATAACCGCTGGGACCTTGAGGAGTGCAAAAACTGCTTCTCTATTTGTATTGACAAACCCTGGGCACCTACAAATATTTGAAGTTGCTGACTCATCTGCCTCAGAGTCACAGCAGGAAAAGAAATTATCTGTTTCTGCTGTAGATATCCCTCCAGTAGTACCGACAATAAATCCTCTCATAACTGTGGCTAATCTCTTCTGTTTACCCATAGATGAAGACTCATCGAAGGCTCTCGCTGAG ATATTCAGAATTAGGAAATCTAGTTCAACAAAGAAGTTGTCTGGAGGCACAAGCTTCCCTTTGACTGGAGGCGTATGCACTCATTTATCATCTGACAAAGATTACCGGATTTGGAGAGTATATGTAGCTGGTTATCACGATGGATCTGTTCGTATATGGGATGCCACTTATCCAGTTCTGTCATCCTTATGTGTATTGCAAAATGAG ATTAGGGGCACAAATGCAGCTATTTCAATTGCTTCAGTATCAAAATTGGAGTTTTGCATCCATACTCTTAGATTAGCTGTTGGTGATGAATGTGGTCTG GTCCGGATATACGATTTGCATAGCAGCAAAGAAACACACTTCCATTTTGTTACAGAGACTAAAAATGAAG TTGAACAGTTGGCTCAGGAAGAAGGACCCATTTGCAGAGCTGCATTTAATATTATTGATTCCCAAGTTCAAGCATTAAAATTTACAAACTCGGGGGCCAAACTTGCAGCCGGATATGAATGTGGTCGT ATTGCAGTGCTTGATATGAATTCCTTCTCAACCTTGTTTTTAGCTGACACAGTATCCTGCCCAATCTCCATGATGTCAGTAATTTGCGACATAGTCATACACCAAGTTGGTAGTTCATATCGATCTGGGTCAAATGCAAATGATCAAACAAAGAATCTAATGGTAATTTTAACGAAGGATGGAGCAGTTTATACAATTGATGCTGATAATGGCCACTTAATCAGCTCTCGACCAATGCGCTTGAGCAAAGATAGAACTGCAGTTTCCATGCATGTTATAG AAAGCTGTAGCAGAGAGTCCAGTACATCATTTGGAATGAAGAAGGAACATGCTTGCAAGGATGAAATGGTCACTAATGAACCTACTCAGGACATCAGTACGAATAGAAATGACAAATCTGAGACTGAAAATCAGTCTTCAGATAATAAGTCCTCCCAGCATTTAGAGGATTTGCTGGTTTTGCTTTGTTGCAAGGATATGTTGCATTTATGTACTGCAAAGCATATTGTTCGG GGAGACAAAAAACCCATTTACAAAGTCAAGCTGACAAAGCCTTGTTGTTGGACAACGATTTTTGTGAAAGATGATAGAGTTTGTGGACTGATTCTGCTCTATCAAACAGGAGAAATTGAGATCAG ATCTATACCCAATTTAGAACTAGTAAAAGAGACCTCTTTGGCCTCACTTTTGAGGTGGAATTTCAAGGCAAATATGGAGAAGACAATGAGTTCCACAGAAACTGGGCATCTTACACTG GTAAATGGGTCTGAGCTGGTGTTCCTTTCCATATTGCTGAGTGAAAATGATTACAG GATTCCAGATTCTTTGCCTTCTCTCCATGATGAAGTGCTTGCAGCTGCAACCAGGGCTGCTATTACGTATTCTTTGAAGCATAAGAAAAAACCA GGTGGTGGCCCCAGAATTCTCAGTGGTATTGTCAAAGGTTTTAAGAGAGAAAAACTAAACCAAGCAATGGAACTTGCTTGTATTACTGAACCTTGTTCAAGTCATTTAGAAGACGTCTTTGTGAGGAATCTAACCCCCGATCCATCAGCAATGTCTAAAGATTATCAGGATGCTGCTGAACTTAATATAG ATGACATAGAAATTGATGAACCTGTGCATCTGGCACCTACTTCATCTCATGAAGTGCAATATGATAATAGAG GTAGAAAGGATCGAGAGAAGTTGTTTAATGAGGACAGCAGTGACATGAAACCGAGACTTAGAACTCGAGAAGAAATTTTAGCAACATACAGAAAAGCTGGG GATGCTTCATCAGTGGCTGGACAAGCAAGAAACAAACTTTTGGAACGCCAGGAAAAACTTCAG AGGATCAGTAAACAAACAGAGGATCTGCGAAATGGAGCTGAAGACTTTGCATCTTTAGCTAATGAGCTTGTAAAAGTAATGGAAAACAGGAAATGGTGGCAGATATGA